From the Nonlabens marinus S1-08 genome, one window contains:
- a CDS encoding GIY-YIG nuclease family protein, whose protein sequence is MFTYIMAHIENRLFYVGVTNNIKQIVFDHKNATFETHTGHYNIKQLGLVRKARWTYRCDKA, encoded by the coding sequence ATGTTCACCTACATCATGGCTCATATCGAGAATCGATTGTTTTATGTAGGTGTAACAAACAATATAAAACAAATAGTCTTTGACCATAAGAATGCGACCTTTGAAACACATACCGGACATTATAATATCAAGCAATTGGGTCTGGTTCGAAAAGCAAGATGGACCTATAGATGCGATAAGGCGTGA
- the paaZ gene encoding phenylacetic acid degradation bifunctional protein PaaZ, with protein MILKSYINGQWQAGKQDGNERFMWDAITGEQIGATSTANLDIASVLQYGRDHGKTLRNMTFQQRGNMIKKLALYLEKRKAKFYEVSYRTGATRADSWVDIEGGFGNLFANASLRKLFPDQSYAVEGDPIDLSRGGRFMAHHILVPRRGVAVHINAFNFPVWGMLEKCAVNWMAGMPAVVLPAPQTAFLTEAVVREIIASGILPEGALQLLSGLTTNILDNVNSTDVVTFTGSAATGRKLKSHPRLLEESVPFTMEADSLNSSVLGPDAVPGTPEFDIFVKEVRKEMTSKAGQKCTAIRRIMVPENLMEDVQIALGKQLSQTVIGDPLLRETRMGAMINNEQRDTLKEQISKISKTADIVYGNLDEVQITGDRAQKGAFMSPILMREDEPFKNTQVHEVECFGPVSTLMPYKNLDEAIELAHMGKGSLVSSVVTGDDAFAKAYTINAASSHGRILTLNRESAPQSTGHGSPLPLLVHGGPGRAGGGEEMGGLRGIKHYMQRCAVQGSPTSLTEITGIYQPNGAYKEAEKHPFAYHYEDIKPGMSLETHKRTLTDTDIQNFANLTWDHFYAHTDITSLEGSIFKKRTAHGYFIISAAAGLFVYPNKGPVSANYGLEDIRFLRPLYHNDTIYVRLTCKEKRERDVNGREHPSGIVKWYVEVFDAEPVDYENGKTDEEAESLVAIATILTMVEKRQDTFPEITEGYIKSAFAKLNSDTKPQWGIMTAQHMVEHLEMSYRIAAGQIQDFEVATPEEHLEKVAATLWNYKKMPQNHKMPLMKQDGTLEDLKHEDLQTAKAKMLEAREEYLDYFKRNPKAVTKNAVFGELSKYEWSLLERKHVSHHLTQFGIID; from the coding sequence ATGATTTTAAAGAGTTATATAAACGGTCAGTGGCAGGCAGGAAAACAGGACGGTAACGAGCGTTTCATGTGGGATGCCATTACCGGTGAGCAAATAGGAGCTACCTCTACGGCAAATCTTGATATCGCATCAGTTTTACAATACGGTCGCGATCATGGGAAGACATTACGCAACATGACCTTCCAACAACGTGGAAACATGATCAAGAAACTGGCGTTGTATTTGGAAAAACGCAAAGCTAAATTTTACGAAGTAAGCTATAGAACTGGAGCGACACGCGCCGACTCCTGGGTAGATATAGAAGGTGGTTTTGGAAATCTTTTTGCAAACGCAAGTCTGCGTAAACTCTTTCCAGATCAATCCTACGCGGTTGAAGGCGATCCTATAGATCTATCTCGTGGAGGTCGCTTTATGGCGCATCATATTTTGGTGCCACGTCGTGGTGTAGCTGTGCATATCAACGCTTTTAACTTCCCGGTTTGGGGAATGTTGGAAAAATGCGCCGTCAATTGGATGGCAGGAATGCCAGCAGTCGTATTGCCAGCACCACAAACCGCATTTTTAACCGAGGCTGTCGTGCGCGAAATCATAGCCAGCGGGATTCTACCTGAAGGAGCTTTGCAATTGCTTAGTGGCTTGACCACAAATATCTTGGACAACGTAAATTCTACAGATGTTGTGACCTTTACAGGTAGTGCGGCAACTGGAAGAAAATTAAAATCGCATCCGCGATTGTTGGAAGAATCGGTGCCATTTACCATGGAAGCAGATTCCTTAAACTCCTCGGTTTTGGGACCAGATGCGGTTCCTGGGACTCCAGAATTTGACATTTTTGTCAAGGAAGTACGCAAAGAAATGACCTCAAAAGCCGGCCAAAAATGTACGGCTATTCGCAGGATCATGGTTCCAGAGAATTTGATGGAAGACGTTCAGATCGCGCTAGGAAAACAACTATCACAAACCGTCATCGGTGATCCATTATTGCGGGAAACCCGCATGGGCGCGATGATCAACAACGAGCAGCGTGATACTTTAAAGGAGCAAATTAGCAAGATCTCAAAAACTGCAGACATCGTTTACGGGAATCTGGATGAGGTTCAGATCACCGGCGATCGCGCCCAGAAAGGTGCGTTTATGTCGCCTATTTTGATGCGAGAGGATGAGCCATTCAAGAATACCCAGGTTCACGAGGTAGAATGCTTTGGTCCGGTGAGTACGTTGATGCCCTACAAAAACTTGGACGAGGCGATTGAGCTAGCTCACATGGGCAAAGGCTCGCTGGTGAGCAGTGTGGTCACTGGAGATGACGCTTTCGCGAAAGCGTACACCATCAACGCCGCATCATCACACGGCAGAATATTGACTTTGAATAGAGAAAGTGCACCACAATCCACGGGTCATGGTTCGCCGTTACCATTATTGGTTCACGGTGGTCCAGGACGCGCCGGTGGCGGTGAGGAAATGGGCGGTTTGCGCGGTATTAAGCACTACATGCAGCGATGTGCCGTTCAGGGAAGCCCAACATCTTTGACCGAAATCACTGGAATTTACCAACCCAACGGCGCCTACAAAGAAGCCGAAAAACATCCGTTCGCCTATCATTATGAGGACATAAAACCCGGAATGTCTCTGGAAACGCATAAACGTACTTTAACCGATACTGATATTCAGAACTTTGCAAATTTGACTTGGGATCATTTTTATGCGCATACTGATATTACCAGTCTGGAAGGCAGTATTTTTAAGAAACGAACGGCTCACGGTTACTTTATCATCAGTGCTGCCGCAGGACTTTTTGTCTATCCCAATAAAGGTCCAGTATCTGCTAACTACGGCTTGGAAGATATCAGATTCTTACGACCTTTATATCACAACGATACAATTTATGTGCGGTTGACCTGCAAGGAAAAACGCGAGCGCGACGTCAATGGCCGCGAGCACCCTAGCGGAATCGTAAAATGGTACGTTGAAGTCTTTGATGCAGAGCCAGTAGATTATGAAAATGGCAAAACCGATGAAGAAGCAGAGTCGCTTGTCGCAATTGCCACGATCCTGACCATGGTTGAAAAACGCCAGGACACGTTCCCAGAAATCACTGAAGGTTATATCAAGTCCGCTTTCGCGAAATTGAACTCGGACACAAAACCTCAATGGGGAATCATGACCGCACAACACATGGTCGAGCATCTGGAAATGAGTTACAGAATCGCTGCTGGTCAGATTCAGGATTTTGAGGTGGCAACACCAGAAGAACATTTGGAAAAAGTCGCCGCAACCTTATGGAACTACAAAAAGATGCCGCAAAACCATAAAATGCCGTTGATGAAGCAGGACGGCACGCTGGAAGATTTGAAGCATGAAGATCTGCAAACTGCCAAAGCCAAAATGCTAGAAGCACGTGAGGAATACCTGGATTATTTCAAACGCAACCCAAAGGCCGTGACTAAGAATGCTGTTTTTGGAGAGTTGAGTAAGTATGAGTGGAGTTTGTTGGAAAGGAAGCATGTTTCACACCACCTAACTCAATTTGGAATAATCGATTAA
- a CDS encoding alpha-ketoacid dehydrogenase subunit alpha/beta: MAELYEENFKQVSKYVHATSRGHEVIQTAIGMQLLPQDYAFPYYRDDAMLLAIGMKPYDLMLQLLAKKADPFSGGRTYYSHPSLNDIDKPKIPHQSSATGMQAIPATGVALGFHYRESLTEDQRNELESNSSSSSASDSIVVCSLGDASVTEGEIAEAMQMAALKQLPILYLVQDNGWDISANAAETRAQNAYEYAAGFHGIERISIDGTDFEESYNTLNEVIRKIRSERRPFLVHATVPLLNHHTSGVRMEFYRDDLEESRERDPYPRMRDLMQKNGFSAEELDDFDAFAKAETQKALEQATEMPDPEPADLYMHDFAPTPITEEKGERSPAGAEKVVMVDCALFAIEELMRKHPECLLYGQDVGGRLGGVFREAATLAQKFGDNRVFNTPIQEAFIVGSTVGMSAAGLKPIVEVQFADYIWPGLNQLFTEVSRSCYLSNGKWPVSMILRVPIGAYGSGGPYHSSSMESVVSNIRGLKIAYPSNGADLKGLMKAAYYDPNPVVIFEHKGLYWSKVKGTKGATSIEPSEDYVLPFGKAWVLQEIWKKEEEETLSIITYGMGVHWSMNATAELGLQDRVEIVDLRTLHPLDYETVFASVKKCGKCLVVTEEPSENSFSRALQGRIQEECFRYLDAPVMVIGSENMPAIPLNSVLEETMIPSTEKVKVKIDEVLKY, encoded by the coding sequence ATGGCAGAACTCTACGAGGAAAACTTTAAACAAGTTTCCAAGTACGTTCACGCGACCAGTCGCGGTCATGAGGTTATTCAGACTGCTATAGGAATGCAGCTTTTGCCACAGGATTATGCGTTTCCCTATTATCGGGATGATGCGATGCTGCTGGCAATTGGGATGAAGCCATACGATTTGATGCTACAACTGCTCGCTAAAAAAGCAGATCCATTTTCAGGTGGTCGCACCTATTATTCACATCCGTCATTGAATGACATTGACAAGCCTAAAATACCGCATCAATCCAGTGCGACTGGAATGCAGGCAATTCCTGCTACTGGTGTGGCTCTTGGTTTCCATTACCGCGAGAGCTTAACTGAGGATCAAAGAAATGAACTTGAATCAAATTCGAGTTCAAGTTCGGCTTCAGACTCAATAGTTGTCTGTTCCCTAGGCGACGCATCTGTTACTGAAGGTGAGATTGCCGAGGCTATGCAAATGGCGGCACTCAAGCAGTTACCTATCTTATATTTAGTTCAGGACAACGGTTGGGACATCAGTGCTAATGCAGCAGAAACTCGAGCGCAAAATGCCTACGAATATGCTGCTGGTTTTCATGGTATTGAGCGCATTTCGATCGATGGGACTGACTTTGAGGAAAGCTACAATACTTTAAATGAGGTTATTCGCAAGATTAGAAGTGAGCGCAGGCCATTTTTGGTTCACGCGACCGTGCCGTTATTGAATCACCATACCAGCGGTGTGCGCATGGAGTTCTATCGCGATGATTTGGAAGAATCCAGAGAGCGCGACCCATATCCGCGTATGCGTGATTTGATGCAGAAAAACGGTTTTAGTGCAGAAGAGCTGGATGATTTTGACGCTTTCGCGAAAGCGGAAACCCAAAAGGCATTAGAACAAGCCACCGAAATGCCAGATCCAGAACCAGCCGACTTATACATGCACGACTTTGCACCAACGCCCATAACCGAAGAAAAAGGCGAGCGATCACCAGCAGGAGCAGAGAAAGTAGTGATGGTAGATTGCGCGCTATTTGCCATTGAAGAATTGATGCGCAAGCACCCAGAATGTTTGCTGTATGGGCAAGATGTAGGCGGTAGGTTAGGTGGTGTTTTTAGAGAAGCTGCTACGCTGGCGCAAAAATTTGGCGATAATCGTGTATTCAACACACCTATCCAGGAAGCATTCATCGTAGGATCAACAGTAGGAATGAGCGCTGCAGGACTAAAACCCATCGTAGAAGTACAATTTGCAGATTATATCTGGCCTGGATTGAACCAACTGTTTACAGAGGTTTCCAGATCCTGCTACTTAAGCAATGGCAAATGGCCAGTGTCAATGATACTGCGTGTTCCCATAGGAGCTTACGGTAGTGGTGGACCTTACCATTCCAGTTCTATGGAAAGTGTGGTATCCAATATTAGAGGTTTGAAAATTGCCTATCCATCAAATGGTGCCGACTTGAAAGGACTGATGAAAGCAGCCTATTATGATCCTAATCCGGTAGTGATTTTTGAGCACAAAGGATTGTATTGGTCTAAAGTTAAAGGCACCAAAGGCGCTACGAGTATTGAGCCTAGTGAGGATTACGTGTTGCCTTTTGGCAAGGCTTGGGTCTTGCAGGAAATCTGGAAAAAAGAGGAAGAAGAAACCTTGAGCATCATCACTTATGGTATGGGCGTGCACTGGTCAATGAATGCCACTGCAGAACTTGGTTTACAGGATCGGGTAGAAATAGTGGATTTGAGAACGCTGCACCCGCTGGATTATGAGACGGTTTTTGCGAGTGTCAAGAAATGCGGTAAATGTCTGGTGGTGACAGAAGAACCTAGCGAGAATAGTTTCTCAAGAGCCTTGCAAGGTCGCATTCAAGAAGAATGCTTCAGATATCTGGATGCACCAGTGATGGTTATAGGATCTGAGAATATGCCTGCGATACCGTTGAATTCTGTTTTGGAAGAAACTATGATACCGAGTACAGAGAAGGTTAAGGTTAAGATTGATGAAGTTTTGAAATACTAA
- a CDS encoding ribonuclease HII, with translation MTSLKEKIHLDLIECGTDEAGRGCLAGPVTAAAVILPQGFVCAGLTDSKTLSRKRRNQLREVIEKEALCYHVAHVHQAKIDEINILNASLLAMHLAIDGLKIRPEHIAVDGNRFHKYKDIPATTVIKGDGKYLHIAAASILAKTYRDEFMEQLDKEFPQYKWQKNQGYPTAQHRSAIREHGTTIYHRMSFKLLPEQLKLPL, from the coding sequence TTGACTTCCTTAAAAGAAAAAATACATCTCGACTTAATCGAATGCGGAACTGACGAGGCTGGTAGGGGTTGTCTGGCTGGACCCGTGACTGCCGCAGCTGTGATTCTACCACAAGGTTTTGTTTGTGCAGGATTGACTGATAGTAAAACGCTTTCGCGAAAGCGAAGAAACCAACTGAGAGAAGTCATTGAAAAAGAAGCCCTGTGCTACCATGTGGCTCATGTGCATCAAGCCAAAATAGACGAAATCAATATTTTAAATGCCAGTCTACTTGCGATGCATTTAGCTATTGACGGTCTCAAAATCAGACCAGAACATATTGCTGTGGATGGAAATCGTTTCCACAAGTACAAAGATATTCCCGCTACTACTGTTATTAAAGGGGATGGAAAATACCTCCATATTGCGGCAGCCTCCATACTGGCTAAAACATATAGGGATGAATTTATGGAGCAATTGGACAAAGAATTCCCACAGTACAAATGGCAGAAAAATCAAGGCTATCCTACTGCTCAACATAGATCTGCTATACGGGAGCACGGTACGACCATTTACCATCGCATGAGTTTTAAACTGTTGCCAGAGCAGTTGAAATTGCCGCTATAA
- a CDS encoding enoyl-CoA hydratase/isomerase family protein, translated as MTKEYVKTTTENQITTIEFFHPAHNSLPGDILAQLAQAITDAGNDDDTKVVILKSGGERTFCAGASFKELIAIEDEKTGEVFFSGFANVINAMRKCPKFIIGRVQGKTVGGGVGVASATDYCFATKFASIKLSELNIGIGPFVVGPAVERKLGLSGMSQIAINANEFYSPEWAQQNGLFAEVYDSTKDMDEAVQKFAENLCNYNPEAMKHMKEMMWSNCENWDELLAERAKISGRLVLSEFTKETLKRFK; from the coding sequence TTGACTAAGGAATACGTAAAAACAACAACAGAAAATCAAATAACAACCATAGAATTCTTCCACCCAGCACACAACTCGCTGCCAGGCGATATTCTAGCACAACTGGCTCAAGCGATCACAGATGCGGGAAATGACGACGACACCAAAGTCGTTATTTTAAAATCAGGCGGTGAGCGCACATTTTGTGCTGGCGCCAGTTTCAAAGAATTGATAGCCATCGAAGATGAAAAGACCGGCGAGGTATTTTTCAGCGGCTTTGCAAATGTGATTAATGCGATGCGCAAATGTCCCAAGTTTATCATAGGTCGCGTTCAAGGAAAAACAGTTGGTGGCGGCGTTGGTGTTGCCAGTGCCACAGATTATTGTTTTGCAACCAAATTTGCGAGCATCAAACTGAGTGAATTAAACATAGGAATTGGCCCATTTGTGGTAGGTCCAGCTGTCGAGCGCAAACTAGGTTTAAGCGGTATGAGCCAGATCGCCATTAACGCAAACGAATTTTATTCACCAGAATGGGCGCAACAAAACGGATTGTTTGCTGAGGTTTACGATTCCACAAAAGACATGGATGAAGCCGTCCAGAAATTTGCAGAAAATCTGTGCAACTACAATCCAGAAGCTATGAAACACATGAAAGAAATGATGTGGTCCAATTGTGAGAATTGGGACGAACTTTTGGCGGAACGCGCTAAGATTTCAGGTAGATTGGTTTTGAGTGAATTTACTAAAGAGACACTGAAACGATTTAAATAG
- a CDS encoding acyltransferase, with protein MIYSFKSHIPVIHESSFVHPLAAVIGNVIIGKNCYVGPSAVIRGDWGEIILEDGVNVQENCTVHMFPGKSIRFKESAHIGHGAVIHGANLGRNCLIGMNSVIMDDAVIGDECIVGAMSFVKAEVVFEPRSLIVGNPAKKIKEVSEEMIAWKTAGTKLYQQLPADCHATMKQVEPLREIPANRPVQEDFYKTLREIKKN; from the coding sequence ATGATTTACAGCTTCAAATCCCACATACCAGTAATACACGAGAGTTCATTTGTGCATCCGCTGGCGGCGGTGATTGGTAATGTGATCATCGGGAAAAATTGTTATGTGGGCCCTAGCGCGGTGATACGCGGCGATTGGGGCGAGATTATTCTGGAAGATGGCGTCAATGTCCAGGAAAATTGCACGGTTCATATGTTTCCTGGTAAGAGCATTCGCTTTAAAGAGAGCGCACACATCGGGCATGGAGCTGTGATTCATGGAGCTAATCTGGGTCGCAACTGCTTGATAGGCATGAACAGCGTGATCATGGACGATGCGGTAATAGGCGATGAGTGCATCGTAGGTGCAATGTCATTTGTTAAGGCTGAAGTTGTTTTTGAACCACGCAGCCTCATTGTGGGCAATCCTGCCAAAAAAATAAAGGAAGTGAGCGAGGAGATGATCGCCTGGAAAACCGCGGGAACAAAACTTTACCAGCAGCTACCGGCTGATTGTCACGCGACAATGAAGCAAGTTGAGCCTTTACGAGAAATTCCCGCAAACCGCCCTGTTCAGGAAGATTTTTATAAGACGTTGCGGGAGATAAAGAAAAATTGA
- a CDS encoding OsmC family protein codes for MRVTLERKNDNYLLEAKGASGIPVMIDNKSSETVQGSSPMELILMGVGGCSAIDIIHILKKQRQTISSYKVEVEGERFELDDSKPFKAMKVVVYLEGEITPEKAQRAADLSFQKYCSVSKTFDRVVAITYTISLNGKEL; via the coding sequence ATGAGAGTCACCCTAGAAAGGAAAAACGACAATTACCTGCTAGAAGCAAAAGGAGCGTCTGGAATTCCCGTAATGATTGATAATAAGTCCAGCGAGACCGTGCAAGGCTCCAGTCCTATGGAATTAATTCTAATGGGTGTTGGCGGTTGTAGTGCTATTGATATTATACATATCTTGAAAAAACAACGACAAACAATTTCTAGCTACAAGGTAGAAGTAGAAGGAGAACGTTTTGAGCTGGATGATTCCAAACCATTTAAGGCGATGAAAGTTGTTGTTTATCTAGAAGGAGAAATCACGCCAGAAAAAGCACAACGCGCAGCCGATTTGAGTTTCCAGAAATACTGTTCGGTTTCTAAGACGTTTGATAGAGTAGTGGCAATTACTTACACCATATCTCTTAATGGAAAAGAATTATAA
- a CDS encoding dihydrolipoamide acetyltransferase family protein: MAKTTDFILPKMGESITEGTILNWLVQEGDSFEEGDIIVEVGTDKVDNEVPAPFDGTMIKYLAGAGDVVEIGKPVAKLEASSGESSKKVTPSDDHQEIKKPAGLEDVSSEKDSDKKKEMLKQVQHDKKRSVSSSSSSSSSVSTSYINKDLFVSPLVDKIARENHMSYEELARIPATGNKGRLRKSDVIQYLKEGRPNQFAQAVSNEPDPTAYRIPQLKFDKGQGKIIEMDRMRSMIADHMVYSVHTSPHVTAYVEADLTDLVNWRNKNKAPFQEKYGEKLTFTPLFVDAVARAIKEFPNINASVDGKNIIVKENINVGMATALPSGNLIVPVVKNADQKSLQEIAADVNRMANLARENKLGGDDIKGGTFTISNVGTFGSLMGTPIINQPEVAILATGIIKKRAEVMTRDGEDSIEIRSMMMLSLSFDHRVVDGFLGGSFLKQVAINLEKAPESSC, encoded by the coding sequence ATGGCAAAAACCACAGATTTTATACTGCCCAAAATGGGCGAATCGATTACGGAAGGAACGATTCTCAACTGGCTTGTTCAAGAAGGTGATTCCTTTGAAGAAGGCGATATCATCGTAGAAGTTGGGACTGACAAGGTAGATAATGAAGTGCCTGCACCATTTGACGGTACAATGATTAAATATCTCGCAGGTGCTGGAGATGTCGTAGAAATAGGAAAGCCGGTTGCAAAACTCGAAGCTTCAAGTGGTGAAAGCTCAAAAAAAGTGACGCCCAGCGATGACCATCAGGAAATTAAAAAACCTGCTGGACTGGAAGATGTTTCATCAGAAAAAGATTCTGACAAAAAGAAAGAGATGCTGAAACAAGTTCAGCATGACAAAAAACGTAGTGTTTCAAGTTCAAGTTCAAGTTCAAGTTCGGTTTCAACCTCGTACATCAATAAAGACTTATTTGTAAGTCCGCTAGTTGACAAAATTGCTCGTGAGAATCACATGTCTTATGAAGAACTCGCTCGTATTCCTGCTACTGGAAACAAAGGTAGATTGCGCAAAAGTGATGTGATCCAGTATTTGAAAGAAGGCAGGCCCAATCAGTTTGCTCAAGCAGTTTCAAACGAGCCAGACCCAACGGCATATCGCATACCGCAATTAAAGTTTGATAAAGGTCAAGGCAAGATTATTGAAATGGATCGCATGCGATCCATGATTGCAGATCACATGGTATATTCTGTGCACACGAGTCCGCATGTGACGGCTTATGTTGAGGCAGACTTGACGGACTTGGTGAATTGGCGCAATAAAAACAAAGCACCTTTTCAAGAGAAATATGGTGAGAAATTGACATTTACACCTTTGTTTGTGGATGCCGTGGCGAGAGCGATCAAAGAATTTCCTAATATCAACGCCAGTGTTGATGGGAAAAATATTATCGTCAAAGAAAACATCAATGTAGGAATGGCAACCGCTTTACCATCAGGAAATCTAATTGTCCCGGTCGTTAAAAATGCCGATCAAAAATCATTACAGGAAATTGCTGCAGATGTGAATCGCATGGCAAACCTTGCAAGAGAGAATAAGTTAGGTGGCGATGATATTAAGGGTGGTACGTTCACCATTTCAAATGTTGGGACTTTCGGTTCGTTGATGGGAACACCTATTATCAATCAGCCAGAAGTGGCTATTCTCGCCACCGGAATTATTAAAAAACGTGCTGAAGTAATGACGCGCGATGGAGAAGATAGCATTGAGATACGCAGTATGATGATGTTGTCCTTATCATTTGACCATCGGGTTGTTGATGGGTTTTTAGGAGGAAGCTTTTTAAAGCAAGTGGCGATAAACTTAGAAAAAGCTCCAGAAAGTAGCTGTTAA
- a CDS encoding META domain-containing protein yields the protein MKNLLSISLIALLTFSLTSCDETRQVLNTGSRVELNGTYNVEVLNGAKVNNGATIIFNGLGKTVSGNAGCNTYNATFTVENFQLNIGDVALTRKSCADMSKENEFIAALDKVNSYQKNGSTLTLLAANGATLISAKAAN from the coding sequence ATGAAAAATCTATTATCTATAAGCTTGATAGCATTACTCACGTTTTCTTTAACCAGCTGTGATGAAACTCGCCAAGTCCTGAACACAGGAAGTCGCGTAGAACTGAATGGAACTTATAATGTGGAAGTCCTGAACGGAGCTAAAGTGAACAATGGTGCGACTATCATTTTCAATGGTTTAGGAAAAACCGTGAGTGGAAATGCGGGTTGTAATACATATAACGCAACTTTTACCGTTGAGAATTTTCAATTGAACATAGGCGATGTTGCTCTTACTAGAAAATCATGTGCTGACATGAGTAAAGAGAATGAATTTATTGCCGCACTGGACAAAGTAAACTCATATCAAAAAAACGGTTCTACCCTAACTCTACTTGCTGCTAATGGCGCCACTTTAATTTCTGCTAAAGCGGCCAATTAA
- a CDS encoding GIY-YIG nuclease family protein gives MKHIPDIIISSNWVWFEKQDGPIDAIRREKLIKKWKREYKINLIESINPEWKDLANNWNFDGFVTSKERFN, from the coding sequence TTGAAACACATACCGGACATTATAATATCAAGCAATTGGGTCTGGTTCGAAAAGCAAGATGGACCTATAGATGCGATAAGGCGTGAAAAATTGATCAAGAAATGGAAAAGAGAATACAAAATCAATCTAATAGAGTCGATAAACCCAGAATGGAAAGATCTTGCAAACAATTGGAATTTTGATGGGTTTGTAACGAGTAAAGAGAGATTTAATTAA